From the Drosophila sechellia strain sech25 chromosome X, ASM438219v1, whole genome shotgun sequence genome, the window TCAGCCGGGGaggataaataaataagctgTAGGCCAGCGCGTTAGGCAAGTTGTGCTGTTATCCTTGCGGCTCCTGCCACTGCCACAGCTCCTATACTCCACATATTTATGCCTTTGCCATTGTCCTGTTGTTGTCACGCGAGCCGGGTGCGCATTTCCAATAATAATCTCTTGTCCCGGGCATAAATGTCGCATTAAAATGTCACGCACTTGTGGCTTAATCACGCCAAAGGATAACGGCATGCCCACTGGCCCTAGacaacactgaaaaaaaaacaaattgtttacaaatatttctatttctttCTTTAGAAAGACGTCTGTTAGACATCTAAAGTTGCCCACCAAACTGTCTAGGATATCAGCATTAGTCCGGTAAAGTTTGCTATAAAAAACATATGATCGCATGATTCCGTCACTGAATTAAGGATAATAAGGATATTTTCTTGAATGCCAAGGATGtcgattttattatttgaaaacTCTAGTATTTAGTAAAGGGTAAGTAAGAGCACCATGGATATTTTCTCAAATTAAGCTAAAATGCAATAGTTGCCTATTTCGCTGTTGCCTTTTCAGCTGCTTTTCAAAACATCCTTCAACATTATCCAACACTTTTTCTTCAGGTGCAGGACCTTAGGACGAAATGTGGAACACCAGAGGAGCGCTCTGACAACAGCACTTGAGTAGTGCGCGTCTCCCCGCGCCACCAATCTCCTCCTCGTCGGCCCGCTGCTGTTATCTCAGCTTGGACTTGGTCCAAGGACACTGGATCCGCAGGACTCCGGACTGGCAGACGGAGTCGTTTGGTTTGAGCACTGCGGTTCGTAGGCATTACTTGTTTGCGGTTTTTATTATATCATGCTCGTGTCAAACGGGCTCAGCATTGTCACATCCTTAGCCGCcgctgacgatgatgatgctgctgctctgcCAGCTCAGCGTCCTGTCATTCCAGCTCTCACCCATTGCCGCCAcccccatccacatccacatcggCTCCGCCCGCTCTTCAATGCCCAATCTCCAATCCCCATCTAAGTCGCACGGCTCGCTCTTGTCCTTCATCTCAAGCTGCCAGTTATTACATATTGCCAGCGTCTTAATGTCGGGATTCTCGGACGGGGACTTCAAGCAGCATTTTCTGGTGATGGGGCAGTTGGAGCCGGGCAGCTCCACCCGAGTGCTGCGCCCAAACTCGCCAACAGGTGGCGGGCCTCGCTCAAGTGGCTGTGTGGAAAGCGATGGGCTTGgggatgccgaaaatgcagaGCGAGAGATGAGATGTCCTTTGGGCTCTGGCATACCATTCGAATGCTCTTTTAATCTATGCACTTCCTTGCATCAAAGTACTTTGAAAATAGCTGATCGTAAATcgcatttaaatgaatttaaattagcCTAGTATCTTTCCGGCCCACTAAGGCTTTCGAAAATTAGTTTCAAGCAAAGCtaatatttagatacgaaATAAAATGAGTCATTAGAAAAGCTGCCTATGAATCCAAGTTGTCAACTGTAGTTGCAGCTGGCGAGTCCTTTGATTTAGCCAGAAGAATTAAGAATTCTTTTAAAATCGGAAGGATTTCTCGAGAGTATTGCAGCTTCGTTTTTGGCCAGGCCAGGAGATGTGAGTCACTTAGGCTGGTTGCAATTGGCAGCAGTGGGCAACATTTTATAAGTTAAGGCACGTTCCAGTGGTTAGGTCCACTCAACGGCCTGGTCTGGCCAGGACCGCAGGACGAGAGGGTCCTGTGGTCAGGAGTGAACTGCAGTCGACTGTCGCCGCAATGAGAACGCAAAGTTTATTTGCTGAGCCCGGGCTAAAAAAAGGCCAACCATGACCATGACCATAACCGaaccgaatccgaatcccagTCCGAATCCGCACCCCGCTTTCTCTTCGGCGCTGCAAGTCAGGAATTGAATTATGGAGAGAAGAGAATGCAAAGGACGCTTTCTGCGGGCTAATTCGATTAGACAGCTACAAATGCTgattcaatttgcattgtcAATTAAATCGCTATCCTGGTTGCACTGGCACCCATAATTGCATTACAGCATATTTGCCTGTCATCAACATGTTTTGCccacaaattttccactgACTTCAGCACTTTGCGCAACGCcccctttttccttttccggCTGGTCAAAATAACTCCTAATTTGGGTGGGCCGTTGCTTATTGCCAACTTATAAGCAGTATAACCAGTAACCAGTAACTCGGCGGCTTTCTTGATGATTGGCtagcaaaaagtttttgtggCAGCCGCAATGTCGCCCAAGGAGTTCGTGTGCCATGTCCTGCGTCCTGCGTCTTTCGTCCTCAGTCCTTCGTCCTCAGTCCTTCGTCCTGTGTACTATGTACTGTGTCCTTTGCACTCGACTGCGCTGAGTCGAGTTAATGAAAGGCCAAGTCAAATGCCTCACTGATTGCATTGACATCCTTCTGGCCCTTTTTGGCCCTTTTGGCCCTCTTGGCCCAAAATGTATTTGGCCAAACTTTACGTATGATTTGCtgggaaaattgaaatttgccCTGCATCCTGTGGGCTCGACTGGGATTCATTATAACGTCCACACATCCGCCCCATCGAGTCGGTTCTGCAGTTCACAGTCTgcgatttgcatttcaattatgTTCAAATTGCATCTTCTATATCTGccatttcaaatattattcAAGCAGAgggtaaattttgtgtttggCTTCCCCAGTCcatccatatatgtatgtacatatgtacatgcatacatatacatatttggtCAGCAAACTTAAATTTTCTGATATTTATTTTGCCACGTTTCTTGCGCATTTTCTGAAAATAAAGACTCTGATTGACTTATTATTGCATTATTTCCACCAGTTCAACGTTACTTCGGataaaacaaatcaataaaaagcAGCCGAGTTTGAAACAATGAATGTCTGCTATTTTGCTCTAATACAATTATTAATCAGTGTATACAGTGTATATAATGAAAATCACACTTATACTAAGCACAATCGTGTGAAATTGCCATCGCAGGGCGTTTGATCTGATTAGGAAACTCGACAATAAACTGTGATGAATCCCATTGTGTCTgttatgtgtgtatgtatgttttagtgtatatatactttatttttatttttattaattatttattaatttttattataattttattaattggtaAATTACGAGGCGATAGTTCCGCTCTGCTTGCCCTTAAAATAACACTGGAGAATCAGGTATGGATAGTCGCACGTGTCCAGATTGGTGACGTCATCGAACTGCCGCTTGCACTGGGACAAAATCACAAGGTCCTCTTCAGATCCTCACTTTCCCACCTTCTGCAGATCGATTTTGCCATCGTCGCCGAAATAATCCTGGATCAGACACCTGCTGTAGCACTTAACGGCCACTGGAACCTCCGCAACGGGAGTGGATGGAGCCACTGCCTCCACTTGGGCACTGGTCAGGTTGTGGTGCTTCAAGCAACCCTCTGCGTTAACGTGGCCAGCTGACTGCCACTGGAACAACAATGCTGCACACAACCTTCATGGCGTAAATCTGTCTCCCAACTAACAATGACCGCATCATCACCGCTCTATATAACCCATCGATATTCTAATTCAGCTAAAAAGTAGACAGGAGACGCCACACACCAACAAATAAAGtatataatttcaattttaagcGCAGTTCTCGATTATGAGGTACACATGTCGTATACGCGATATCTGCATTGCAATGGCCAATAGTAAATTACCAACATGGTTTtctcaatatttattaagatagAAAACATACAATTTTTGGCTTTCATACTCAAAGCACCTCTaaagttaaaaacaaaaaaacatatGTGTAGCCTATCTACTGTATTGGACTTTATTCGTATATTTTATATGGTTCATTAATATAGGTATAAAGACAAATTATATTCACGCTGTGCAGTTTGCAGCGAATATCACATCTTATATACgatgtaaaaaaaataatatttcgtCATGTTGTTAGGTTGGCCGCAGGCAGTGCTCACTGTACCGCCACAATGTATATCGTTTtgcgtttttttgttttgttttcttgcgGTTCCCCCAATTATCTTTAGTATAAACTTAGTCTACTGTCTTTTTGGTAAGTATTTTCGTGATGGGCTCGTCGATGCGAGTTCCCATTTCCaatgaataaataaagtaattagacaacaaacaaaaaaaagtattCTTATGTTAAACATAGGGTGAGAGGGGTGATGTTTGAGGCACTTGTATATCGATGCTGCTCGATCTTGTGATGTGCGgagaagggggcgtggcagcggaGGGCGGGTAGCCTGCATCTCTAGCAAACTAGACGCTCATTGTCCGGATGAAAGATGCGATCATAGTTCTCGATCAGCACCTGGGCCAGCATGTTCATGCGTCTGATGTTCAGCCTTATCTGATTGGCACTCAGCAGACAAGGACCCCAAACGATGGCCAAATTGGTGGACGGCATGCGATTCGAAGCGCTGGCAGCGGCAACTCTGAAAAGCATAAATAAACATTAGTTACAATCACTATTACAATATATGCAAACACCACAGAAAGAGGGGATAAACCAAATTACTTGCTACGTGATTCATATCAGCGTACATTGTTTCTGCTTACATGTTATTCATGTATTTAAGATCACTGCTCCTAGTAGTGATCGAATCGTTGGAACTCTCTTTCTCTGGCTGTTTTTCAACGTAACACTGAGTTGTATATGCCCACTAACCTGGTCAAGTGCCTTATGAGGAAGCGCAGCGTGGAGCGATTCGGCTCCGGCATGTCGTCAAAGGCCAAGCTCATCCGCTCGATGATGGCGTCGTCGTTGAGGCTCTTGTCCAGGCGCTCGTAGGCCTCCTGTGTGATGAGCGGAGAGGTGAGCTCCCGGAAGAACTGCTTGTGCAGACTGGTCAGCGTGTGGATGTCGTCCGTCTTCAGCCAGCGGGGATCGTACACGTGGGTCAGCTTCTTGCGCAGCTCGTCCACCAGAACCTTGTTGCCCGATGCGCGGTACAGTCCGTCCTGCTCGATGCACTCCGGCTGTTCGATGTAGGTGCAAACGTCGACCACAAAGCGTGGAACATTCGGATGATCGGTCATGTTGAGCTCCAGTGCGCTGAGCTCAGCGGCGAAGAGCGGATACTTCTGCTCGTCCAGGTACAAACTGTTCACCTGGCCTCGCCGTGAACGCGACTTCTTCTCGCTCTTCGGGGAACGGTTGCTGAAAGTGTGCGAATCTATCAGATACATTCTTCTATGATATATTTGGCTGGACTTCAATACTTACATGCGAAACACATTGCTGTTGACGGCGACTGCATTGATTTCGTCATCACGCACCCAAACATGGAAgaagaaattattaaaaattattgctCGACTTTCGACTGAATTATGAGGTTACATTGCGACAAGCGCCTGTCGAGGACGAGGGAATTCTTCGACATTCCGCTGCGGAAGGCGATCAGGAATCGAGCCACTCCCGACTGAGAGACAACTGCGAAATGCGTATGACTTCGCTTGCCCGAGCAAAATATCTCAGTTACTCAAGCATTCCTCGCCTTACGGAGATCATGATTCATTGACGACTCATTTGCATTATCCGAATACAGCAGCAGCCCAGCCAAAGCTATGCAAAATTCCCGCGTCCGGCAAAAATTGAAACCCGCTTTCATTAACGAAAATCCCCCCGAGAGAGACTCTACTATTCGTCTTCGCAATGAATGGGAACTCGATGTCCGTAGATACATAGATACCCCTACATAGAAGTCAGACCGACGCTGTGTGGGCCGCAACGACCTTAAAAGGCCAGCCCGCGTCGAGCTCGAGCCTCAAATGCACTTGAAAAAATGAAGTGAAGTGATATATAAATATCGAGATTTAGCATAACTAGCTGTATCGGTAAGGATCTGGTAAATTACAATGTTTGATCATTGATTGCCTTATCCGTATAATTAAATGATATTCCATTAAAGAAATATGCTATTTTCTTAGTGCAACAAatgaaatatggaaaatatctCATTGAGAGCAAAATCAAATTACTAGTACTCAGTACTAAAGATAATAAAACATCACATCGTTAAGTCAAAGAATGCTGCAATCGTAGCTTAAAGATATTTTTCAAAGCGCATTTGTTTGAGTGCACAGCTAATGGGTTTTCCAATCGCGTTGGTGGCTTCTACTTGGAATCGGAGCTCCAAGAGCAGCTCCATCTTCGCAGACAGTGGGGCGCCCTCTTCTAACCGGTTGGCACTGAATTCCCCCGAAGGAAAGTCATCGATGGCACAAGAAGTGGTAGACACTTTCGGATGCTGACTAAAGGCTGTCAAGCGGACATAAATTATTGCAACTTCTTGCATCACCAACGAAACAAActaattatttgaaaatggtGAATGCAAATGCCTGTTACATATATATCTACAATTTAGATCCTCTTTCAGCCATAGTTATACCCCATATATGATTTCCTCCTGccaaattgtatatatatttaccgGCGATCTCGCCACttatatacaaataataatcaaacACAGGTtagtttcaatttcaattcatCAAAACTGGTGCCTTAGGTACGTGTCTACGGTAATTTTCAATAATTAACACAATGTGCATCATATTACAACGGGCAACCGATTAATGATTCGACTTGAATATTGCAAAAGCCCattccttttcttttcataGCCCATTTGAAAAATCCCAGACTGAATGTACTTACACTTCATTCGCATGCGATTCTTGATGGACTTCTTGTCATCCTCGCCGGGCAGATCGAGCAGGTTGCCAATGGAGACGCTCTTGTAGCGCTGGAGACTCGTGGTCTGCTGCGTCTGCTGCACCTCATTGTCCTCCTGGATCTGCTGCGCCCGCAGAATGTCAGTCACTGGCACAATctggaaaatggcaaatgggGACCCACCAGAGGGGCGTCAGAGTCACGCAGTGCATAAATATTCAAGTTCGGTTCGGGAAAGTCGGTGGTGGGGGAGGAAGAGGGGCTATCTAGTCCAGAAGCTCTGAGAGCGTACAATTGAGATACACAATCCGACAATCCAAGTAACGTCTGCAAATTAATTGCAGCTTTTCGTGCCGTTGTCGATGTTTATTCCcttgccattttttttcttttcgctttAATACCTCTTATTTGAGCTGCAAGGGGGCGTTATGTTTAGGCAAAGAATTAATCTTAATCTTAATCACAGAAACTAAAACAATTATTAAGTTCCaacttaaataaaacaaattgtgCATACAAAACTGATAAAAACACAATACCTTCTGGTTGTTTTTTTAATAAGTTATTATATTGATTTTACGAGGTATTTGGCAGTCGACACCTGGCCAGAAATTGGTGTTTTCTTGTTCATACCGTAACTGCCATTAGTTCGGGTCAAGTTCTTTCTGTTTAGTGGGTTTCTTTTCGGTTCCACCCAGCGCTCACCGTTGTTTGCCTTCGCTTGGGATTCAATCTGCCCTCCATGTCTTATCGCTGTCTctagctctctctctctcactctctctgcTTATACACTGCACACCCACTACAGCTATGCGCTATCTCTTTCCCCGTGGACAGTGGAGCGGGCGGAAAGCGGAACACAAACACCGATACAGAAAGCAATTCCGATAAGAAATTGATTTCGACTTGTAAGAAATCGCGCAACGCGCCACTGAAAATAAATGCAAGCGTCCAAGATAACGGCTAATCGAACAGTGCCGCTCCAAGGTGCCGCTGCCAATGCATTTATCGCCTTCGCCACGCCCAACCGGCCAGCCGCCCACGGCCCCCAGTCCGCCCACCAGCACCCACGGATCGGCTGCCACCCCCCTGCGGCCACCCAACCGATCTGTTGTTTACGGCAGCATAAACAATTTCCTCAGGTTATCGGCGACATATGTATGAATGTAAAAAACAATTCATGAAGCAGGGGGAGTTATTCTAAAACCCATAtggcatacatacatacatacatcagTTCTAGCGGGCAAACTATTCGATGCAATTCagaatgtatctgtatcttcaaAAATCATAGATAAACTATAGCCACTAGCTCAAAAGTAGCCCAAATATCTTTTAAAATATCGTATCTTTCAGAATAATTcctcatttatatatatttttaatcaatttctAACAGATTTGCCTTTTAAAACGATTAAGACTATCTCAGAAATAATTCCAGTGGGGAATCCCCCGAACTTAGACTGTCACCTGGAGTTTTCCGGAAATGCTCATGGCTCCACATTTGGTTGGCTTCCCAAAGAGCTTCACAAATCTAAGAGAATTCCTTCTTAATTCTTAATTCTTAAGTTTAATGTAACTTATTAAAGACATAGTCAGTGTAATTATGTGTTAACCCAGCAGTAAGATAAACAATACATATCTTATCCACAATGGAAAACCATATAACATGTTTTGGGCTATTGTTTTGATAGTAATATTGATAGATAACCTTTAGCACCGAAATCTTTTGAACCACATCAGATTTCGATGATGACAATGTACTCTTTCCATCTTTTTGGTTTCGAAAACCCCGATCTATTGCCGGAAAAACCATTTAGATATTGATTTGGCCGCATTACATGTGTACAGTTCCTCCAAGTTGAGTTTGTTTtgtctgcttttttttttaatatcaacaaataaatcaattaatatcaattaaataaacagAACCTAAAATTCCTCTTCAAAATCGATCGAATAAATATCGGATATTCGAATATTCAGATATTCGCGTTCAGTTCAAACCCAATTAGCTATTGATAATTCCGGCAATTGAGATTCGAGCCGCGGCATTCGAACTGATTAGACTCAATTTGTTTTGGCTAATTTGCTTTCTGTTTTCGTCTAtagtattttaaattatttttgcgAGCGTaaacaaaagcgcaaataTGGCGTAGTTTCggtgtttttttctttttttgccgctgctgccttacacaaaatggaaatttatgtGCGCCCAAACAGTACGTACATAACTATAAagcccgaaaaaaaaataggaaggTAAGGCGATTTAATTGATACGACCTCGAATAATACTAGTATTGCTGGTGGTACATGTGTTTGCATTGCTTTATTTTTGGCTTATTCGCGCGCCCGCATATACAGTATCTGTGTCCATAtctaaatacatatgtatcgcCCCATTCGCCACATGATTCACTGAAAAAAGCCACGCCAAGCcgaaaaaaactgaaataaaacCCGATACGAACCGCgggaaataaacaaatgatACGAGAGCCAAACAAAGTCGACTCAGGCTAAGTTGACCTTTTTGTTTTGGTcgattttttgtggttttttggGGCTTTCAGTTTGGATTTCAAGAAGAGGAGCTGCCTTGAAGCCCCAGGCCCCTCCTTTCCCAACAGCTCCAATACCAAATCTTTGGACTGCGTGGGCAATCCACTCATAGAAATCTTTGAGTTCGGCTCATCTCTGAAGATCTCTGAAGACCCATTGAGATCGTGTTTCCCAAGTGAGCCTATTTCCAGAGTGTTGacaaactaaataaatttactTTGCCACTTCAGTTTGACACAACATATGAGGCCACTTGAAGAGTCGCTTCTTTTGCAGTTCGAGAAACAATAGAATTCGCTGGGGATGTTATGTACAAAGATACCGAATTAAACAAACATCCAGTTAAATGCCATCGAAATGAGGGGGATAAAATAGCTTCCAGCGAATTTAATCTTTTGCATATGCCCACGTAAGCATATCCGTACACATATCGCCCAGTCTTATTTATGGAACACTCAAGTTCCGTTATGATTTTTACAGTCGCAGCGATAAAATTTGGTGGCCCAGTCGAGAAGGTTCAGTTTCCGAGAAGGAACACAGAGGAAAAGCATTCAAGGCGGTTTTACACAACGACGAAGAGTTACAAACATATTTGACTAATGATTAACCAATTAAGTGTTGATAAATGCCATGAACACAGCTTCGAGGCAGGAAATTACACATAAgaaaaggcaaataaaaccataaaaaagcgaaaaaaacaCGACACAAAAATGCCCCATAAAATGTGCAAATTGAACATTCATTGCAATGAATATTTGTATAATGTGGCAAACAAGTTCACTCATTTCGCACACTCAAATCATTTTATCATTCATATTA encodes:
- the LOC116802172 gene encoding LOW QUALITY PROTEIN: uncharacterized protein LOC116802172 (The sequence of the model RefSeq protein was modified relative to this genomic sequence to represent the inferred CDS: inserted 2 bases in 1 codon; substituted 1 base at 1 genomic stop codon), with protein sequence MMRSLLVGRQIYAMKVVCSIVVXQWQSAGHVNAEGCLKHHNLTSAQVEAVAPSTPVAEVPVAVKCYSRCLIQDYFGDDGKIDLQKVGKXGSEEDLVILSQCKRQFDDVTNLDTCDYPYLILQCYFKGKQSGTIAS
- the LOC6614950 gene encoding rho GTPase-activating protein 15 isoform X2, with product MAGDAENKRGYRTIFRSISQVFYANAKNSSNTNSSSNNKNNIISYNNNTIENNNEGIGRLTVTLTSITPPTATWTSTSPTISTCRTASASAGSSTASSSPLASRSARSAENISCSECGNPDPYHGHESAKGQALTPEVPANVDLRPAVPAVPVPAACADQNQKLRASSMLDLTSNHRHQNALRIVPVTDILRAQQIQEDNEVQQTQQTTSLQRYKSVSIGNLLDLPGEDDKKSIKNRMRMKFAVNSNVFRINRSPKSEKKSRSRRGQVNSLYLDEQKYPLFAAELSALELNMTDHPNVPRFVVDVCTYIEQPECIEQDGLYRASGNKVLVDELRKKLTHVYDPRWLKTDDIHTLTSLHKQFFRELTSPLITQEAYERLDKSLNDDAIIERMSLAFDDMPEPNRSTLRFLIRHLTRVAAASASNRMPSTNLAIVWGPCLLSANQIRLNIRRMNMLAQVLIENYDRIFHPDNERLVC